A region from the Eptesicus fuscus isolate TK198812 chromosome 1, DD_ASM_mEF_20220401, whole genome shotgun sequence genome encodes:
- the MAGEB17 gene encoding melanoma-associated antigen B17, translating to MPRGKKSKHRAREKRHRQAQSEDQGHGIAHTTAAGEEESPSSPSLTVEGSPPSSPAAGTPQQSQSGPASNSPAATVSCASSGEGAKSQKKERPSSSQAPPSSGSAWEDLLASKVGMLVRALLHKYEMKEPITKEEMLKIINKRYKAHFPEILQRVSERMELTFGLDLKEVDPSRHCYILVSQMDLHNEKSPSDGGRNLPKNGLLMPLLGVIFLNGNRATEEEMWEFLNTMGVYAGRRHFIFGEPRKLITVDFVQQKFLEYRQVPHSDPPRYEFLWGPKAYAETSKMKVLEFWAKINNTIPTTFQTQYEEALRDGEERARARAAARAHSRAMTSSCQQR from the coding sequence ATGCCTCGTGGTAAGAAGAGTAAGCATCGTGCCCGTGAGAAACGCCACCGCCAGGCCCAAAGTGAAGACCAGGGTCATGGGATTGCTCACACCACCGCAGCAGGGGAAGAAGAGTCACCCTCATCCCCCTCACTTACGGTGGAGGGTAgtcctcccagctcccctgctgCAGGCACTCCCCAGCAGTCTCAGAGCGGCCCGGCCTCCAATTCTCCTGCTGCAACCGTTTCCTGTGCGAGTTCTGGTGAAGGTGCCAAGAGCCAAAAGAAGGAAAGGCCAAgttcctcccaggccccgccctcctcagGGAGCGCTTGGGAAGATCTTCTGGCCAGTAAAGTAGGCATGTTAGTGAGGGCTCTGTTGCACAAGTATGAAATGAAAGAGCCTATTACAAAGGAAGAAATGCTGAAGATTATCAACAAGAGGTATAAGGCTCACTTTCCTGAAATCCTCCAGAGAGTCTCTGAGCGCATGGAGCTGACCTTTGGCCTCGACCTGAAAGAAGTTGACCCCAGTCGTCATTGTTATATCCTTGTCAGCCAAATGGATCTTCACAACGAAAAGAGTCCGAGTGATGGTGGCAGGAACCTTCCCAAGAATGGCCTCCTGATGCCTCTCCTGGGTGTGATCTTCTTGAATGGCAATCGTGCCACTGAAGAAGAGATGTGGGAATTCCTGAATACGATGGGGGTCTATGCTGGGAGGAGGCACTTCATCTTCGGGGAGCCCAGGAAGCTCATCACCGTAGATTTTGTGCAGCAAAAGTTCCTGGAGTACCGTCAGGTGCCCCACAGTGATCCTCCACGCTACGAATTCCTGTGGGGCCCAAAAGCCTACGCTGAAACCAGCAAGATGAAAGTCTTAGAGTTTTGGGCTAAAATCAATAATACCATCCCCACCACCTTCCAGACCCAGTATGAGGAAGCTTTGAGAGATGGGGAAGAGAGAGCCCGAGCCAGAGCAGCAGCGAGGGCCCACTCCAGAGCCATGACCAGCTCCTGCCAGCAGCGCTAG